A genomic window from Misgurnus anguillicaudatus unplaced genomic scaffold, ASM2758022v2 HiC_scaffold_29, whole genome shotgun sequence includes:
- the LOC129447519 gene encoding uncharacterized protein, with product MVSRLDLLGEGEQAGEGTSAAAAAEEDEEPQDCGSEACARARHWLRAANADLNDQVDTLTSSLAELTKRYKKLLRRQTATPSQELRRVTKRLMGALEAPVSPDREEAPPEATGDSPPELEARPVTPPPHPEEAEEEEESCGPQFPDHVVALNNLLKAFRRHHEGAEPSRKLRDNVASKIFRVRAFVAHMAEGNIRLATLKFLDDTEKIRT from the exons ATGGTGTCTCGCCTTGACCTGCTGGGGGAAGGAGAGCAGGCCGGGGAAGGCACCTCGGCCGCCGCCGCCGCCGAGGAAGATGAGGAGCCGCAGGACTGCGGCTCCGAGGCCTGTGCGCGGGCTCGCCACTGGCTGAGGGCGGCCAACGCTGATCTTAACGATCAGGTTGACACCCTCACGTCTTCCTTGGCGGAGCTGACGAAGCGGTACAAAAAGCTCCTGCGTCGGCAGACGGCAACGCCGTCGCAGGAGCTTCGGAGGGTCACCAAAAGGCTGATGGGCGCTCTGGAGGCTCCGGTGTCTCCGGACCGGGAGGAGGCACCACCGGAGGCCACCGGAGACTCTCCTCCGGAGTTGGAAGCCAGGCCCGTCACGCCACCCCCGCATCCCGAGGAGgcagaggaggaggaagagtcTTGCGGCCCTCAGTTTCCTGATCACGTGGTCGCCCTCA acaACCTCTTGAAGGCGTTCAGGAGGCACCACGAGGGCGCGGAACCCAGCAGGAAGCTGAGGGACAACGTGGCGAGCAAGATATTCAGGGTCAGGGCCTTCGTGGCCCACATGGCGGAGGGGAACATCAGGCTGGCCACGTTGAAGTTTTTAGATGACACCGAGAAGATCAGGACGTAA